One genomic region from Balneola sp. encodes:
- the ald gene encoding alanine dehydrogenase, with product MIIGVPKEIKTHENRVAIQPGGVVQMKRNGHEVLIENNAGVGSGFSNQQYIDAGATIIDDVEEVWKKAEMIMKVKEPIAVEYPRMREGQVIFTYFHFAAEEALTKAVVDAKCIAIAYETVEKADRSLPLLIPMSEVAGRMAAQEGAVYLEKPKGGLGKLMGGIPGVPPAKVLVLGGGIVGVNAAKIAAGMGADTTIMDINMPRLRYLDDVMDKNVNTMFSSEANIRKMLPDVDLIIGAVLKPGAKAPHLVTRDMLKDMKPGTVLVDVAIDQGGCFETSKPTTHKDPVYMVEDVVHYCVANMPGAVPYTSTMGLTNVTLPYAVSLANKGWKQALKDDKELLQGLNIANGTIVYKDVAEAFDMEWSEVNSVLN from the coding sequence ATGATTATTGGAGTCCCAAAAGAGATTAAAACCCACGAGAATAGAGTAGCTATTCAGCCGGGCGGCGTTGTCCAAATGAAGCGTAATGGCCATGAGGTATTGATTGAAAACAATGCCGGTGTTGGCAGCGGCTTCAGCAATCAGCAATACATTGATGCCGGCGCTACCATTATTGATGACGTAGAAGAAGTTTGGAAAAAGGCTGAAATGATCATGAAAGTGAAAGAGCCGATCGCTGTTGAATATCCAAGAATGAGGGAAGGACAGGTAATCTTCACGTATTTTCACTTTGCAGCTGAAGAAGCATTAACCAAAGCTGTTGTTGATGCCAAGTGTATTGCGATTGCTTACGAAACAGTTGAAAAAGCAGACCGATCACTGCCGTTGCTGATCCCGATGAGTGAAGTTGCAGGACGAATGGCAGCACAGGAAGGAGCAGTTTATCTCGAGAAACCCAAAGGCGGATTAGGAAAACTGATGGGCGGAATTCCGGGCGTTCCTCCAGCCAAAGTTCTGGTATTGGGTGGTGGTATTGTTGGCGTGAATGCCGCTAAAATTGCTGCCGGAATGGGAGCTGATACCACGATCATGGATATCAATATGCCAAGACTGCGATATCTGGACGATGTGATGGATAAGAATGTGAACACCATGTTTTCATCCGAAGCGAATATCAGAAAAATGCTTCCGGATGTAGACTTGATTATTGGCGCTGTACTGAAGCCCGGCGCTAAAGCTCCGCACTTGGTAACTCGCGATATGCTTAAAGACATGAAGCCCGGAACCGTATTGGTTGACGTGGCTATTGACCAGGGTGGATGTTTTGAAACCTCTAAGCCAACTACCCACAAAGATCCTGTTTATATGGTTGAAGATGTGGTGCACTATTGCGTGGCCAACATGCCGGGAGCTGTACCTTACACCTCAACCATGGGGCTTACAAACGTGACTCTTCCTTACGCAGTGTCTCTGGCAAACAAGGGCTGGAAACAAGCGCTTAAAGATGACAAGGAACTCCTGCAAGGTCTTAACATCGCTAACGGCACGATTGTATACAAAGACGTAGCCGAAGCTTTCGATATGGAATGGTCCGAAGTAAACTCCGTTCTGAACTAA
- a CDS encoding hydrolase, with amino-acid sequence MDPVTHGLIGATASQSFADKRSFRAAAFTGLASAMLADLDVFLSSASDPLLNLELHRQFTHSIVFIPIGALVATLLLWMFVKKYLTLKETYLFSLAGYATAGITDVFTSYGVLLFWPFTDTRVSLDIISVFDPLFTIWVIAFTGIAFYNRKQLYAWLALGWIALYLLFGFSQQRKATQIAWQLAEANNHEISQLIVKPTIANQWLWSIRYVADDKLYSAGAKLIPFAEPIIYKGETAPLLKWEQEFRHLKGTTLYNDIARFSKLSDGVLIQHPDYNNVIGDGRYSMLPTTLSPLWGIEIDTANTNQHVEFGAYRDASEKVREAFLEMLF; translated from the coding sequence ATGGACCCCGTCACCCACGGACTTATTGGTGCCACCGCTTCGCAATCATTTGCGGACAAACGAAGCTTTCGGGCGGCGGCTTTTACGGGACTGGCCTCAGCCATGCTCGCCGACCTCGATGTGTTCCTTTCCAGCGCCTCCGATCCGCTGTTAAACCTGGAGTTGCACCGGCAGTTTACTCATTCCATTGTGTTCATTCCTATTGGTGCTTTGGTAGCTACTCTCCTGCTATGGATGTTTGTAAAGAAATATCTCACCCTCAAAGAAACCTACTTGTTCAGTTTAGCCGGTTATGCCACCGCGGGTATTACCGATGTCTTTACCAGCTACGGCGTGCTCCTTTTTTGGCCGTTTACGGATACCCGTGTTTCTCTGGATATTATCTCCGTCTTTGATCCCCTGTTCACAATTTGGGTTATTGCCTTCACCGGGATAGCCTTCTACAACCGGAAGCAACTCTACGCCTGGCTCGCCCTCGGATGGATAGCGCTGTATCTCCTCTTCGGATTTTCGCAACAGCGAAAAGCCACTCAGATTGCTTGGCAACTTGCCGAAGCCAACAATCACGAAATCAGTCAGCTCATCGTAAAACCCACCATCGCCAACCAGTGGCTGTGGAGCATTCGCTATGTGGCCGATGATAAGCTCTATTCGGCTGGAGCTAAGCTCATTCCCTTTGCTGAGCCTATAATTTATAAAGGCGAAACCGCACCCCTCCTCAAATGGGAGCAGGAATTCAGACACCTGAAAGGAACTACTTTGTATAACGACATCGCCCGTTTCTCTAAACTATCAGATGGGGTTTTGATTCAGCATCCTGATTACAATAACGTCATTGGAGATGGGCGCTATTCGATGCTCCCCACTACGCTATCTCCTCTCTGGGGAATTGAGATTGATACGGCGAACACTAATCAGCATGTGGAGTTTGGGGCGTATAGGGATGCCAGTGAGAAAGTTCGGGAGGCGTTTTTGGAGATGTTGTTTTAG
- a CDS encoding ABC transporter permease, whose protein sequence is MKFEWYLALRYFKGSRKSSGFLSFIKYMSIAGIAVGSAGLLIALSVVHGFKSTINGKIMDFAPHITVTTFTDKPIQRVDTLYSYLDRYPEIESKQIIIQGQVMIQTRDAVSGTVLKGVDLDKPSFGVGKYISKGEFNLERDSTGMPGIVLGAELGREIQAQLGSVITIYTIEGVPSLINSPEIKQFRLAGIYETGIDRFDNVFAMVDRAHAKKLFRFHDTEASGIELRLHDDKEIFQFKEKLSETVVFPYYNETIYNVFGNIFAWVELQENMIPLVISGMIIVAAFNLIGAILMMVLERTRDIGVLKTIGSKSKIIRRIFLMEGLMVAGVGLIIGIGISLLFWFLQANFQLIPLSQENYYMSYAPVEPHLIDFLIATVVTLFLSAIASYFPARVAANTDPVKVISFGR, encoded by the coding sequence ATGAAATTTGAATGGTATCTCGCGCTTCGGTATTTCAAGGGTTCCCGTAAGAGTTCAGGCTTTCTCTCCTTTATTAAGTATATGTCCATAGCCGGGATCGCAGTTGGATCGGCCGGATTGTTAATTGCTCTTTCTGTTGTGCATGGCTTTAAGTCTACCATCAATGGTAAGATCATGGACTTTGCGCCTCATATCACGGTTACCACCTTCACCGATAAACCCATTCAGCGGGTAGATACTTTATATAGCTACCTCGACCGGTATCCCGAGATTGAAAGCAAGCAGATCATTATTCAGGGGCAGGTCATGATCCAAACCCGTGATGCGGTCTCCGGCACTGTGCTAAAAGGAGTAGATTTGGATAAACCCAGCTTTGGTGTTGGCAAGTATATTTCTAAAGGTGAATTTAACTTAGAACGTGATTCTACCGGGATGCCCGGAATAGTACTAGGAGCCGAACTGGGTCGGGAAATTCAGGCTCAGCTTGGTTCCGTGATTACCATTTATACCATTGAAGGCGTTCCTTCCCTAATCAACTCACCAGAGATTAAACAATTCCGGCTTGCCGGAATTTATGAAACTGGCATTGATCGCTTCGACAATGTTTTCGCTATGGTCGACCGGGCTCATGCCAAAAAACTCTTCCGTTTTCATGATACAGAAGCCAGTGGAATTGAACTTCGTTTGCACGATGACAAGGAGATCTTTCAGTTCAAAGAAAAGCTTAGCGAAACCGTGGTTTTCCCTTATTACAATGAAACCATTTATAATGTATTCGGGAATATTTTTGCTTGGGTTGAATTGCAGGAAAATATGATTCCTCTGGTCATTAGCGGGATGATTATAGTAGCAGCTTTTAATTTAATCGGAGCTATTTTGATGATGGTTTTAGAACGTACCCGCGATATCGGTGTGCTTAAAACCATTGGTAGTAAATCCAAGATTATACGCCGGATATTTTTGATGGAGGGTTTAATGGTCGCGGGAGTCGGTCTTATCATAGGGATTGGTATATCTTTACTTTTCTGGTTCCTTCAAGCCAACTTCCAACTTATCCCTCTCTCTCAGGAAAATTACTACATGAGCTATGCTCCGGTTGAACCGCACCTCATTGACTTCTTGATTGCTACTGTTGTGACTCTTTTCCTTTCAGCAATAGCTTCATACTTCCCGGCCCGCGTCGCCGCCAATACTGATCCGGTTAAGGTTATTTCGTTTGGGCGATAA
- the lysS gene encoding lysine--tRNA ligase has protein sequence MSEQELSLSEQEEIRREKLDELHDLGVNPYPYSFEVTHTSKHILDNEDKLIRDEETNPDSEIVTVAGRVMTRRIMGKASFFNLQDSEGTIQVYIRRDDVATEELGTDLYNKVFKKLVDIGDIVGITGFVFKTGTGETTIHAQEFHFLSKTIRPIPTPKEVENEDGETVVHDAFTDKEQRYRMRYVDLIVNPEVRETFQQRTKMVQVMRNTMNERGYLEVETPILQPVYGGAAAKPFVTHHNALDMDLYLRIANELYLKRLIVGGYDGVYEFSKDFRNEGLSRFHNPEFTQVELYVAYKDYNWMMEFTENMLQNIALELHGSTKVQVGENEIDFKTPWPRIPLFEAIEKETGYDLYGKDLEELKSVAKELHIELEDSFGAGKIIDEIFGEYVEGKLIQPTFITDYPLEMSPLTKKHRSKEGLVERFEAICNGKEIANAYTELNDPIDQRERLEEQAKLRAGGDDEAMTIDEDFIRALEYGMPPTAGIGIGIDRLAMIMTNSDSIRDVLFFPQMKPE, from the coding sequence ATGTCTGAACAGGAATTATCCCTATCTGAACAGGAAGAAATTCGCAGAGAAAAGCTTGATGAACTCCATGATTTAGGAGTGAATCCTTATCCATATTCTTTCGAGGTTACTCATACATCAAAACACATTTTGGATAATGAGGATAAACTGATCAGAGATGAAGAAACCAACCCTGATTCAGAAATTGTAACGGTTGCCGGGCGTGTAATGACTCGCCGTATTATGGGGAAAGCCTCTTTCTTCAACCTCCAGGATTCTGAAGGCACCATCCAGGTATATATCCGACGGGATGATGTAGCTACTGAAGAACTTGGCACCGATCTTTACAATAAAGTATTTAAGAAGCTGGTGGATATTGGTGATATCGTCGGCATCACCGGATTTGTTTTTAAAACAGGCACTGGCGAAACGACCATTCACGCTCAGGAATTTCATTTCCTTTCCAAAACCATTCGCCCTATTCCTACACCCAAAGAAGTGGAAAATGAAGATGGCGAAACGGTAGTGCATGATGCCTTCACCGATAAGGAACAGCGTTACCGCATGCGTTACGTGGATTTAATTGTGAATCCCGAAGTTCGTGAAACCTTCCAGCAGCGAACAAAAATGGTTCAGGTAATGCGGAATACCATGAACGAGCGTGGTTACCTGGAAGTTGAGACCCCTATCCTTCAGCCTGTTTATGGAGGAGCTGCAGCAAAACCATTTGTGACGCACCACAACGCGCTGGATATGGATTTATATCTCCGTATTGCTAACGAACTTTACCTAAAGCGATTGATTGTAGGTGGTTATGATGGCGTTTATGAGTTCTCAAAAGACTTTAGAAATGAAGGACTCTCCCGCTTTCACAATCCAGAATTTACGCAGGTTGAGTTATATGTAGCTTACAAAGACTACAACTGGATGATGGAATTCACTGAGAACATGCTTCAAAACATTGCTCTCGAATTACATGGCTCAACTAAAGTTCAGGTCGGAGAAAACGAAATTGATTTCAAAACTCCCTGGCCTCGCATTCCTCTTTTCGAAGCTATTGAAAAAGAAACCGGATATGATCTCTACGGCAAGGATTTGGAAGAACTCAAATCCGTTGCTAAAGAGCTGCATATTGAACTTGAAGATTCATTTGGAGCTGGAAAAATCATCGACGAAATTTTTGGAGAGTATGTTGAAGGGAAACTCATTCAGCCTACTTTCATTACGGACTATCCTCTGGAAATGAGTCCACTGACTAAGAAGCACCGATCCAAAGAAGGATTAGTAGAACGCTTCGAAGCCATCTGCAACGGAAAAGAAATTGCCAATGCTTACACCGAGCTTAACGATCCTATCGATCAGCGTGAAAGACTGGAAGAGCAAGCCAAACTCAGAGCAGGCGGCGATGATGAAGCTATGACCATTGATGAGGACTTCATCCGCGCACTAGAATATGGAATGCCACCAACGGCTGGAATTGGTATTGGGATCGATCGACTCGCTATGATTATGACGAATTCGGATTCTATTCGCGATGTACTTTTCTTCCCACAAATGAAACCGGAGTGA